In Diabrotica undecimpunctata isolate CICGRU chromosome 4, icDiaUnde3, whole genome shotgun sequence, a single genomic region encodes these proteins:
- the LOC140438589 gene encoding uncharacterized protein — translation MDIIALTETSKKGTGTDMVGNYIHIFTGVPKDKRAARGVSILIKKKLKNIITDWETIDENILRVNIKIYGHKITMIDAYAPSDDATINVKEDFFKKIEDILNNIGKKTDK, via the coding sequence ATGGATATTATAGCACTAACTGAAACAAGCAAAAAAGGAACTGGCACTGATATGGTAggaaattatatacatatattcactGGAGTCCCGAAAGATAAAAGAGCCGCTAGGGGAGTATCAAtactaataaagaaaaaacttaagaaTATTATCACAGACTGGGAAACAATTGATGAGAATATCCTAAGAGTAAATATAAAGATATATGGGCACAAGATTACCATGATAGACGCTTATGCCCCATCTGATGATGCAACAATCAATGTGaaagaagatttctttaaaaaaatcgaGGATATACTTAACAACATAGGAAAAAAAACAGACAAATAA